The proteins below come from a single Streptomyces sp. SCSIO 75703 genomic window:
- the egtA gene encoding ergothioneine biosynthesis glutamate--cysteine ligase EgtA codes for MSDSLRGPAGSRTAIGEAEAEALVQGICFKTGPPRRLGVEVEWLVHERAAPRRPVPHDRLAAVYAALRAVPLSSALTIEPGGQLELSSLPATSLMECVGAVSADLDTVRAVLREEGLALVGLGHDPWHPPRRYLRRPRYDAMEACLDRAGPAGRAMMCASASVQVCVDAGHEEPGPLGHVRRWWLAHHLGAVLVAAFANSPFAADRPTGWRSTRQLRWTQIGVGRAGGPPLDAAPRRSWARHVLDAPVMCVRAEGDGPWQVPTGLSFREWTRSRAPRAPTRDDLDYHLTTVFPPVRPRGHLELRMIDAQPGDDGWIVPLAVAAALFDDPQASETAYRAVKPLAERTLGLPAPHNPLWRDAARAGLADPELREAAGVCFAAALDALPRLGATTVVTDAVTGYLDRYVVRGRCPADDLLDRPDGTLRHPHGKDVRP; via the coding sequence ATGTCAGATTCGTTACGTGGCCCGGCGGGGTCACGCACCGCCATCGGGGAGGCCGAGGCCGAGGCCCTGGTCCAGGGCATCTGCTTCAAGACCGGGCCACCGCGCCGCCTCGGCGTCGAGGTGGAATGGCTCGTCCACGAACGGGCCGCCCCCCGCCGCCCCGTCCCCCACGACCGGCTCGCGGCGGTCTACGCGGCCCTGCGGGCCGTGCCCCTGTCCTCGGCCCTCACCATCGAACCCGGCGGCCAGCTCGAGCTGAGCTCGCTCCCCGCCACCTCCCTCATGGAGTGCGTCGGCGCCGTCTCCGCCGACCTCGACACCGTCCGCGCGGTCCTGCGCGAGGAGGGACTGGCCCTCGTCGGCCTCGGCCACGACCCCTGGCACCCGCCCCGGCGCTATCTGCGCCGGCCCCGCTACGACGCCATGGAGGCGTGCCTGGACCGCGCGGGACCGGCCGGCCGCGCCATGATGTGCGCCTCGGCGTCGGTGCAGGTGTGCGTGGACGCCGGCCACGAGGAGCCGGGTCCGCTCGGACACGTGCGGCGCTGGTGGCTCGCGCACCACCTCGGCGCGGTCCTGGTGGCCGCCTTCGCCAACTCCCCCTTCGCCGCCGACCGGCCGACCGGCTGGCGCTCCACCCGGCAACTGCGGTGGACGCAGATCGGCGTCGGCCGGGCCGGCGGTCCCCCGCTGGACGCCGCCCCGCGCCGTTCCTGGGCCCGGCACGTGCTGGACGCCCCGGTGATGTGCGTGCGCGCCGAGGGCGACGGTCCCTGGCAGGTGCCGACGGGGCTGAGCTTCCGGGAGTGGACCCGGTCCCGTGCGCCCAGGGCGCCGACCCGGGACGATCTCGACTACCACCTGACCACGGTGTTCCCGCCGGTCCGGCCGCGCGGCCACCTGGAACTGCGCATGATCGACGCACAGCCCGGCGACGACGGCTGGATCGTGCCGCTGGCCGTGGCGGCGGCGCTGTTCGACGATCCGCAGGCGTCCGAGACCGCGTACCGGGCGGTGAAGCCGCTGGCGGAGCGGACCCTCGGCCTGCCCGCCCCGCACAATCCGCTGTGGCGTGACGCGGCACGCGCCGGTCTCGCCGACCCCGAGCTGCGGGAGGCGGCCGGCGTCTGCTTCGCGGCGGCGCTCGACGCGCTGCCCCGGCTCGGCGCCACCACCGTCGTGACCGACGCCGTCACGGGGTATCTGGACCGCTACGTCGTCCGGGGCCGCTGTCCCGCCGACGATCTGCTGGACCGGCCCGACGGCACGCTCCGCCACCCGCACGGGAAGGACGTCCGCCCATGA
- the egtB gene encoding ergothioneine biosynthesis protein EgtB encodes MTDPVTDPEVLRERALATLTAARDRTALLTGCVEEPDLIAQHSPLMSPLVWDLAHIGNQEELWLLRAVAGQEAIRPEIDSLYDAFEHPRAERPRLPLLPPEEARRYAAEVRSRALDVLEGAAFRGSRLTEAGFAFGMVAQHEQQHDETMLITHQLRTGPPALTAPDPDPVPPFTGPAEVLVPGGPFTMGTSTEPWALDNERPAHRREVNAFFLDTTPVTNAAYLGFIEDGGYTDPRWWAPGGWDLVRRHGLTAPLYWRRDGGQWLRRRFGVTEAVPPGEPVVHVSWYEADAYARWAGRRLPTEAEWEKAARHDPASGRSRRYPWGDADPGPDHANLGQRHLRPAPAGGYPAGRSPLGVGQLIGDVWEWTSSDFAPYPGFRAFPYREYSEVFFGPEHKVLRGGSFAVDAVACRGTFRSWDLPVRRQIFSGFRTARSAEVA; translated from the coding sequence ATGACCGACCCCGTCACCGACCCCGAGGTGCTGCGCGAACGCGCCCTCGCCACCCTCACCGCCGCCCGCGACCGCACCGCGCTGCTCACCGGCTGCGTCGAGGAGCCCGACCTGATCGCGCAGCACTCGCCGCTCATGTCGCCGCTGGTGTGGGACCTGGCGCACATCGGCAACCAGGAGGAGCTGTGGCTGCTGCGGGCGGTCGCCGGACAGGAGGCGATCCGCCCCGAGATCGACAGCCTCTACGACGCCTTCGAGCACCCTCGTGCCGAACGGCCCCGGCTGCCGCTGCTGCCGCCCGAGGAGGCCCGCCGGTACGCGGCCGAGGTGCGCTCGCGCGCGCTGGACGTGCTGGAGGGCGCCGCGTTCCGCGGGAGCCGGCTGACCGAGGCGGGCTTCGCCTTCGGGATGGTCGCCCAGCACGAGCAGCAGCACGACGAGACGATGCTCATCACCCACCAGTTGCGCACCGGCCCGCCGGCGCTGACCGCGCCCGACCCCGATCCGGTGCCGCCGTTCACGGGGCCGGCCGAGGTGCTGGTGCCGGGCGGCCCGTTCACGATGGGCACCTCCACCGAGCCGTGGGCGCTGGACAACGAGCGGCCCGCGCACCGGCGCGAGGTGAACGCCTTCTTCCTGGACACCACTCCGGTGACGAACGCGGCCTACCTGGGGTTCATCGAGGACGGCGGCTACACGGACCCGCGCTGGTGGGCTCCCGGCGGCTGGGACCTCGTCCGCCGGCACGGGCTGACCGCGCCGCTGTACTGGCGCCGGGACGGCGGGCAGTGGCTGCGGCGCCGCTTCGGCGTCACGGAGGCGGTGCCGCCCGGGGAGCCGGTGGTCCACGTGAGCTGGTACGAGGCGGACGCGTACGCCCGGTGGGCCGGGCGGCGGCTGCCCACCGAGGCCGAGTGGGAGAAGGCCGCCCGGCACGATCCGGCCTCCGGCCGCTCCCGGCGCTATCCGTGGGGCGACGCCGATCCGGGCCCGGACCACGCCAACCTGGGCCAGCGGCACTTGCGGCCGGCGCCCGCGGGCGGCTACCCGGCGGGACGCTCCCCGCTCGGCGTGGGGCAGCTCATCGGCGACGTGTGGGAGTGGACGTCGAGCGACTTCGCCCCGTACCCGGGCTTCCGGGCGTTCCCGTACCGGGAGTACTCGGAGGTGTTCTTCGGGCCGGAGCACAAGGTGCTGCGCGGCGGTTCGTTCGCGGTGGACGCGGTGGCCTGCCGCGGCACCTTCCGCAGCTGGGACCTGCCGGTCAGGCGGCAGATCTTCTCCGGCTTCCGCACCGCCCGGTCGGCGGAGGTCGCCTGA
- a CDS encoding class II glutamine amidotransferase — protein MCRHIAYLGPAEPLGRLLVEPPQGLYRQSWAPGRQRYGTVNADGFGVGWYAPYDRVPARYRRAGPIWADQSFADLARVVRTRALLAAVRDATLTGADAEAAAAPFTAGTWLFSHNGAVTGWPGSLARAAALLPAEELLSLEARNDSALVWALVLHRLRAGAAREPGRGSAVVPTPAAGGRRAGPGHTAGRALADTVREVAAAAPGSRLNLLLTDGDTIAATAWGDTLWYLARPRGGTVVASEPYDEDPRWREVPDRTLLVASRTTVLLTPLEEPGAPVRSPAPPSASVKESRT, from the coding sequence ATGTGCCGTCACATCGCCTACCTGGGACCGGCCGAACCGCTGGGCCGGCTCCTCGTGGAGCCCCCGCAGGGGCTGTACCGCCAGTCCTGGGCGCCCGGCCGGCAGCGGTACGGGACGGTCAACGCCGACGGGTTCGGCGTCGGCTGGTACGCCCCGTACGACCGGGTGCCGGCCCGCTACCGGCGCGCGGGGCCGATCTGGGCGGACCAGTCCTTCGCCGACCTGGCCCGGGTGGTGCGCACCCGGGCGCTGCTGGCGGCGGTCCGGGACGCCACCCTGACGGGTGCGGACGCGGAGGCCGCGGCGGCGCCGTTCACCGCGGGGACCTGGCTGTTCAGCCACAACGGGGCGGTGACCGGCTGGCCCGGTTCGCTGGCGCGGGCGGCGGCGCTGCTGCCGGCGGAGGAGTTGCTGTCGCTGGAGGCGCGCAACGACTCGGCGCTGGTGTGGGCGCTGGTGCTGCACCGGCTGCGCGCCGGGGCCGCGCGGGAGCCGGGGCGGGGCTCGGCCGTCGTGCCGACCCCGGCGGCGGGCGGGCGGCGCGCCGGCCCCGGGCACACGGCGGGCCGGGCGCTGGCGGACACGGTCCGGGAGGTCGCCGCGGCGGCCCCCGGCTCGCGGCTGAACCTGCTGCTGACCGACGGCGACACGATCGCCGCCACCGCCTGGGGCGACACCCTGTGGTACCTGGCCCGGCCGCGCGGCGGCACCGTCGTCGCCTCGGAGCCGTACGACGAGGACCCGCGCTGGCGGGAGGTGCCGGACCGCACCCTGCTCGTCGCGAGCCGCACGACGGTGCTGCTCACCCCGCTGGAGGAGCCGGGCGCGCCCGTACGCTCCCCCGCTCCCCCGTCCGCCTCGGTGAAGGAGTCCCGCACGTGA
- the egtD gene encoding L-histidine N(alpha)-methyltransferase: MSPFRLTRTLAEDATGAALRADVLTGLTAMPKWLPPKWFYDARGSELFEEITALPEYYPTRAEREILADRAGEIAAATGARTLVELGSGSSEKTRYLLDALTSLRGYVPVDVSESALTGAGRAIAAERPGLEVHALLADFTSALTLPPTPGPRLVAFLGGTVGNLLPAERAAFLASVRAMLASGDALLLGTDLVKDPDVLVRAYDDAAGVTAAFDKNVLAVVNRELGADFEPDAFDHVALWDAGREWIEMRLRARTAQTVKVGALGLAVHFAAGEELRTEVSAKFRREGVSAELAAAGLELSHWWTDGEGRFALSLSVVR, encoded by the coding sequence GTGAGCCCGTTCCGACTGACCCGCACGCTGGCCGAGGACGCCACGGGGGCGGCGCTGCGCGCCGACGTCCTGACGGGGCTGACCGCGATGCCGAAGTGGCTGCCGCCCAAGTGGTTCTACGACGCCCGGGGCAGCGAGCTGTTCGAGGAGATCACGGCGCTGCCCGAGTACTACCCCACCCGGGCCGAGCGGGAGATCCTCGCGGACCGGGCCGGGGAGATCGCCGCCGCGACCGGCGCCCGCACGCTCGTGGAGCTGGGGTCGGGTTCCTCGGAGAAGACGCGCTACCTGCTCGACGCCCTCACCTCGCTGCGCGGCTATGTGCCGGTGGACGTCAGCGAGAGCGCGCTCACCGGGGCCGGCCGGGCAATCGCGGCCGAGCGGCCCGGCCTGGAGGTGCACGCGCTGCTCGCCGACTTCACGTCGGCGCTGACGCTGCCGCCGACGCCGGGCCCGCGCCTGGTGGCGTTCCTCGGCGGCACGGTCGGCAACCTGCTGCCCGCCGAGCGGGCCGCGTTCCTCGCCTCGGTGCGGGCGATGCTCGCCTCCGGCGACGCCCTGCTGCTCGGCACGGACCTGGTGAAGGACCCGGACGTGCTGGTGCGTGCGTACGACGACGCGGCCGGGGTGACGGCCGCGTTCGACAAGAACGTGCTGGCGGTGGTCAACCGCGAACTCGGCGCCGACTTCGAGCCCGACGCCTTCGACCACGTGGCGCTGTGGGACGCCGGGCGGGAGTGGATCGAGATGCGGCTGCGGGCGCGCACCGCGCAGACGGTGAAGGTGGGCGCGCTCGGGCTGGCCGTGCACTTCGCCGCCGGGGAGGAGCTGCGGACCGAGGTGTCCGCGAAGTTCCGGCGCGAGGGGGTGAGCGCGGAACTCGCGGCGGCCGGGCTGGAGCTGTCCCACTGGTGGACGGACGGCGAGGGGCGGTTCGCCCTGTCGCTGAGCGTGGTGCGCTGA
- a CDS encoding extracellular solute-binding protein → MSASLLAGCGLLSEGGADDRRSVTVWLMKNSASQDFLNRFKEEFEREHPKLALDIRIQEWTGIGDKVQAALKADGTENGPDVIEVGNTQVAQYAEGGRLQDLTLESMRNWGIREWLPGLAEPGQYMSQQFGIPWYAANRVVIYRKDLFEEAGIGEPPRTREEWISATEKLDTGGNQGIYLAGQDWYTLSGFIWDEGGELAQQKGGIWKGSLDSDAALAGMEFYRELQALGRGPADADEEHPPQAGVFAKGRVAQIIAVPGVAQTILRENPELKGKLGFFPVPGKTADRPGAVFTGGSDLVVPRNTDNLEGAVAVIEALAGAKWNTELARAMNYVPNKESLADAVAGEEGVAAMAAGAAHGRATPATPRWGAVEADNPIKDYMTKVLTGGDAREEARRSSERITELLDLNAR, encoded by the coding sequence GTGTCCGCCTCCCTGCTCGCCGGCTGCGGCCTCCTGTCCGAGGGCGGTGCCGACGACCGGCGCTCCGTGACCGTGTGGCTGATGAAGAACAGCGCCTCGCAGGACTTCCTCAACCGCTTCAAGGAGGAGTTCGAGCGCGAGCACCCCAAGCTCGCCCTCGACATCCGCATCCAGGAGTGGACCGGCATCGGCGACAAGGTGCAGGCCGCGCTGAAGGCCGACGGCACCGAGAACGGCCCCGACGTCATCGAGGTGGGCAACACCCAGGTCGCCCAGTACGCCGAAGGCGGTCGCCTCCAGGACCTCACCCTGGAGTCCATGCGCAACTGGGGCATCCGCGAGTGGCTGCCCGGCCTCGCCGAACCGGGCCAGTACATGTCCCAGCAGTTCGGCATCCCCTGGTACGCCGCCAACCGCGTCGTCATCTACCGCAAGGACCTCTTCGAGGAGGCCGGGATCGGCGAGCCGCCCCGCACCCGCGAGGAGTGGATCAGCGCCACCGAGAAGCTCGACACCGGCGGCAACCAGGGCATCTACCTGGCCGGCCAGGACTGGTACACCCTCTCCGGCTTCATCTGGGACGAGGGCGGCGAACTCGCCCAGCAGAAGGGCGGCATCTGGAAGGGCTCCCTCGACAGCGACGCCGCCCTCGCCGGCATGGAGTTCTACCGCGAACTGCAGGCCCTCGGCCGCGGCCCCGCCGACGCCGACGAGGAACACCCGCCGCAGGCCGGCGTCTTCGCCAAGGGACGGGTCGCCCAGATCATCGCCGTGCCCGGCGTCGCCCAGACCATCCTGCGCGAGAACCCCGAACTGAAGGGCAAGCTCGGCTTCTTCCCCGTCCCCGGCAAGACCGCCGACCGGCCCGGTGCCGTCTTCACCGGCGGCTCCGACCTCGTCGTGCCCAGGAACACCGACAACCTGGAGGGCGCCGTCGCGGTCATCGAGGCCCTCGCCGGCGCCAAGTGGAACACCGAACTGGCCCGCGCCATGAACTACGTCCCCAACAAGGAGTCCCTCGCCGACGCCGTCGCCGGCGAGGAGGGCGTCGCCGCCATGGCGGCCGGCGCCGCCCACGGCCGCGCCACCCCCGCCACGCCCCGCTGGGGCGCCGTCGAGGCCGACAACCCGATCAAGGACTACATGACCAAGGTGCTCACCGGCGGCGACGCCCGCGAGGAGGCCCGCCGCTCCTCCGAGCGCATCACCGAACTGCTCGACCTCAACGCCCGCTGA
- a CDS encoding dodecin, with translation MSNHTYRVTEIVGTSPDGVDQAVRNGIDRASKTLRNLDWFEVAQVRGQIEEGRVAHWQVCLKVGFRLEGTED, from the coding sequence ATGTCGAACCACACCTACCGGGTCACCGAGATCGTCGGCACCTCGCCCGACGGCGTCGACCAGGCCGTCCGCAACGGGATCGACCGGGCCTCGAAGACCCTGCGCAACCTGGACTGGTTCGAGGTGGCGCAGGTCCGGGGGCAGATCGAGGAGGGGCGGGTGGCGCACTGGCAGGTGTGCCTCAAGGTCGGCTTCCGCCTGGAGGGCACCGAGGACTGA
- a CDS encoding nucleotidase: MTDRTARPLAVFDLDNTLASTAHRQHFLERRPRDWEAFFAAAPDDPPLAEGLALVRESARVCEVVYLTGRPERCRRDTHDWLSAHGLPEGRVHMRRDADRRPARLTKLEVLRRLARTREVRVLVDDDALVCEDARRAGFTVVRADWALPSAALRDAQERQGRT, encoded by the coding sequence GTGACCGACCGCACCGCGCGCCCCCTGGCCGTGTTCGACCTCGACAACACCCTCGCCTCCACCGCACACCGGCAGCACTTCCTGGAGCGCCGGCCGCGCGACTGGGAGGCGTTCTTCGCCGCCGCGCCCGACGACCCGCCGCTCGCCGAGGGCCTCGCCCTGGTGCGCGAGAGCGCCCGCGTCTGCGAGGTGGTCTACCTGACCGGGCGGCCCGAGCGCTGCCGGCGGGACACCCACGACTGGCTGTCGGCGCACGGGCTGCCCGAGGGACGCGTGCACATGCGGCGCGACGCCGACCGCAGGCCGGCCCGGCTCACCAAGCTGGAGGTGCTGCGCCGGCTCGCCCGCACCCGCGAGGTCCGGGTCCTCGTCGACGACGACGCGCTGGTCTGCGAGGACGCCCGCCGGGCCGGGTTCACCGTGGTCCGCGCGGACTGGGCGCTCCCCTCGGCGGCGCTGCGGGACGCGCAGGAACGCCAGGGCCGCACCTGA
- a CDS encoding LLM class flavin-dependent oxidoreductase, producing the protein MSSLIATTPFSVLDRSRVREGHDAARALRDTVALAREAERLGFRRFWVAEHHGVPGVAGSAPTVLAAAVAGATGRIRVGTGGVMLPNHRTLVVAEQFGVLESLFPGRIDMGLGRSVGFTDGVRRALGRDKGDAEDFEGQLAELLGWFRGTSPTGVRARPAEGLRVPPFVLAMGEGAEVAARAGLPMVIGDLRGRERMLRGIERYRAGFRPSQWSAEPYVIVSGTVAVAGTPGQARRLLVPEAWSMAHARTRGTFPPLAPAEAVEARTMTAKERDLYESGLRGHIAGTEEQVAAELEALLRDSGAQEVLVTTSTYDRTALLDSYRRLARIAATAAAPDGSVGAGGRDGGR; encoded by the coding sequence GTGAGTTCCCTGATCGCCACCACGCCGTTCTCCGTCCTCGACCGTTCCCGCGTGCGCGAGGGCCACGACGCCGCGCGGGCGCTGCGCGACACCGTGGCGCTGGCCCGGGAGGCGGAGCGGCTCGGCTTCCGCCGCTTCTGGGTCGCCGAGCACCACGGGGTGCCCGGGGTGGCCGGTTCGGCGCCGACGGTGCTGGCCGCCGCCGTGGCGGGCGCGACCGGCCGCATCCGGGTCGGCACCGGGGGCGTGATGCTGCCCAACCACCGCACGCTGGTCGTCGCCGAGCAGTTCGGCGTGCTGGAGTCGCTCTTCCCGGGACGGATCGACATGGGGCTCGGCCGCTCGGTCGGCTTCACCGACGGGGTACGCCGGGCGCTGGGCCGCGACAAGGGGGACGCGGAGGACTTCGAGGGACAGCTCGCGGAGTTGCTGGGCTGGTTCCGGGGCACCTCCCCCACGGGCGTGCGGGCGCGCCCGGCGGAGGGGCTGCGCGTCCCGCCGTTCGTGCTGGCGATGGGCGAGGGCGCGGAGGTGGCCGCGCGGGCGGGCCTGCCGATGGTCATCGGGGACCTGCGCGGCCGGGAGCGGATGCTGCGCGGCATCGAGCGCTACCGCGCCGGGTTCCGCCCCTCGCAGTGGAGCGCGGAGCCGTACGTGATCGTGTCGGGGACCGTGGCCGTGGCCGGGACGCCCGGGCAGGCGCGGCGCCTGCTGGTGCCGGAGGCGTGGTCGATGGCGCACGCCCGCACCCGCGGCACCTTCCCGCCGCTCGCCCCGGCCGAGGCCGTCGAGGCCCGGACGATGACCGCGAAGGAGCGCGACCTGTACGAGTCCGGTCTGCGGGGGCACATCGCGGGCACCGAGGAACAGGTGGCGGCGGAGCTGGAGGCGCTGCTGCGCGACTCGGGCGCGCAGGAGGTCCTGGTGACGACCAGTACGTACGACCGGACGGCGCTGCTGGACTCCTACCGCCGGCTGGCCCGGATCGCGGCGACCGCCGCGGCGCCGGACGGCTCGGTTGGTGCCGGGGGCCGGGACGGCGGACGATGA
- a CDS encoding excinuclease ABC subunit UvrA gives MHSPHDPYVRVRGAREHNLRGVDVDVPRDVVAVFTGVSGSGKSSLAFGTVYAEAQRRYFESVAPYARRLIHQVGAPKVGEITGLPPAVSLQQRRAAPTSRSSVGTVTTLSNSLRMLFSRAGTYPPGAPRLDSDAFSPHTAAGACPECEGLGRVHRVTEESLVPDPSLSIREGAVAAWPGAWQGKNLRDVLDALGHDVDRPWRELPAREREWILFTDEQPVVTVHPVREAGRVQRPYQGTYTSARRYVLKTFAQSRSPALRARAERHLTSEPCPVCGGARLRREALAVTVGGRTVTELAALPLADLAGVLPTEGETARVLTADLVSRVRPVVELGLGYLSLDRPAPTLSAGELQRLRLATQLRSGLFGVVYVLDEPSAGLHPADTEALLTILGRLKAAGNSVFVVEHHLGVVREADWIVDVGPGAGEHGGRVLYSGPVDGLAGTACSATARYLFDRSPAPARPVREARGTLTVGPVTRHNLRGVRAEVPLGVLTAVTGVSGSGKSTLLDAITEDLPGVRRLVRVDQKPIGRTPRSNLATYTGLFDVVRRLFAATDAARARGYGAGRFSFNTASGGRCETCQGEGFVSVELLFLPSTYAPCPDCGGARYGPATLEVTYRGRNIAQVLDLTVEEAGAFFADRPAVARSLSALLAVGLGYLRLGQPATELSGGEAQRVKLASELQRSRRGHTLYLY, from the coding sequence ATGCACAGCCCCCACGACCCCTACGTCCGGGTGCGCGGCGCCCGTGAGCACAACCTGCGGGGTGTGGACGTCGACGTCCCGCGCGACGTCGTGGCCGTCTTCACCGGGGTGTCGGGCTCCGGCAAGTCCTCCCTCGCCTTCGGCACCGTCTACGCGGAGGCGCAGCGGCGCTACTTCGAGTCGGTCGCGCCCTACGCGCGCCGGCTGATCCACCAGGTGGGTGCGCCGAAGGTGGGCGAGATCACCGGGCTGCCGCCCGCCGTGTCGCTCCAGCAGCGCCGGGCGGCACCGACCTCCCGGTCCTCGGTGGGCACGGTCACCACCCTGTCCAACTCGCTGCGGATGCTGTTCTCGCGCGCCGGGACCTACCCGCCGGGGGCGCCGCGGCTGGACTCGGACGCCTTCTCCCCGCACACGGCGGCCGGGGCGTGCCCGGAGTGCGAGGGGCTCGGCCGGGTGCACCGGGTCACCGAGGAGTCGCTGGTCCCCGACCCGTCGCTGTCCATCCGCGAGGGCGCCGTCGCGGCCTGGCCGGGCGCCTGGCAGGGCAAGAACCTGCGGGACGTCCTCGACGCGCTGGGCCACGACGTGGACCGGCCCTGGCGCGAGCTGCCGGCGCGGGAGCGGGAGTGGATCCTGTTCACGGACGAGCAGCCGGTGGTGACGGTGCACCCGGTCCGGGAGGCGGGCCGCGTCCAGCGGCCGTACCAGGGGACGTACACGAGCGCCCGCCGGTACGTCCTGAAGACCTTCGCGCAGTCCCGGAGCCCGGCGCTCAGGGCGCGGGCGGAGCGCCATCTGACCAGCGAGCCCTGCCCGGTGTGCGGCGGGGCCCGGCTGCGGCGGGAGGCGCTGGCGGTGACCGTCGGCGGGCGGACGGTCACCGAACTGGCCGCGCTGCCGCTCGCGGACCTCGCCGGCGTGCTGCCCACCGAGGGCGAGACGGCACGGGTGCTCACCGCAGACCTCGTCTCCCGGGTGAGGCCCGTCGTCGAACTGGGCCTCGGCTACCTGAGCCTGGACCGGCCGGCGCCGACCCTCTCGGCGGGCGAGCTGCAACGGCTGCGGCTCGCGACCCAGTTGCGCTCGGGACTGTTCGGCGTGGTCTACGTCCTCGACGAGCCGTCCGCGGGACTGCACCCGGCGGACACGGAGGCGCTGCTGACGATCCTGGGGCGGCTGAAGGCGGCCGGGAACTCGGTGTTCGTGGTCGAGCACCACCTCGGCGTGGTCCGCGAGGCCGACTGGATCGTCGACGTGGGCCCGGGGGCGGGCGAGCACGGCGGCCGGGTGCTGTACAGCGGGCCCGTGGACGGGCTGGCCGGCACGGCGTGCTCGGCGACGGCCCGGTACCTCTTCGACCGCTCCCCCGCGCCCGCACGGCCGGTGCGCGAGGCCCGGGGCACGCTGACGGTCGGCCCGGTGACCCGGCACAACCTGCGCGGGGTGCGGGCCGAGGTGCCGCTCGGCGTGCTCACCGCCGTGACCGGTGTGTCCGGCTCCGGCAAGTCGACGCTCCTGGACGCGATCACCGAGGACCTGCCCGGCGTGCGGCGGCTGGTGCGCGTCGACCAGAAGCCCATCGGGCGCACCCCGCGTTCCAACCTGGCCACGTACACGGGGCTGTTCGACGTGGTGCGCCGGCTCTTCGCCGCCACGGACGCGGCCCGCGCACGCGGGTACGGCGCCGGCCGGTTCTCCTTCAACACCGCCTCCGGCGGGCGCTGCGAGACCTGCCAGGGCGAGGGCTTCGTCAGCGTCGAGCTGTTGTTCCTGCCGAGCACGTACGCGCCCTGCCCGGACTGCGGCGGGGCGCGTTACGGCCCGGCGACGCTGGAGGTGACGTACCGGGGACGGAACATCGCCCAGGTGCTGGACCTGACGGTGGAGGAGGCGGGGGCCTTCTTCGCCGACCGGCCGGCGGTGGCGCGCAGCCTGTCGGCGCTGCTGGCGGTCGGCCTCGGCTACCTGCGCCTGGGACAGCCCGCGACGGAGCTGTCCGGCGGAGAGGCACAACGCGTCAAGCTGGCGAGCGAGTTGCAGCGGAGCCGGCGCGGGCACACGCTCTACCTGTATTGA
- a CDS encoding PRC and DUF2382 domain-containing protein — MITREEIANVLDQPVYDGEGNKIGDAKHVFFDDMTGRPEWVTVRTGLFGSSESFVPVHDAALVQDHLEVPYGKDQVKGAPNVDVDAGGHLSETEEHRLYDYYGINWDSVLSEAERPAPDDTTTAGTAAGAAPAGTDTGMGTGTGMGAAGAAGTAGLTGTADTAGRPGEAGRTGPRDDAMTRSEEQMHVRVERRESGRARLRKYVVTEDVEQTVPVSHEEVRVEREPITEANRDAALAGPDIGEAEHEVVLHEERPVVETETVPVERVRLTTEQHTEQETVRGRVRKERIEAETMTDQEGDTGGTWRGRE, encoded by the coding sequence ATGATCACCCGTGAAGAGATCGCCAACGTCCTGGACCAGCCGGTCTACGACGGCGAGGGCAACAAGATCGGCGACGCCAAGCACGTGTTCTTCGACGACATGACCGGGCGACCCGAGTGGGTGACCGTCAGGACGGGACTCTTCGGCTCCAGCGAGTCGTTCGTGCCGGTCCACGACGCGGCGCTCGTCCAGGACCACCTGGAGGTCCCGTACGGCAAGGACCAGGTCAAGGGCGCGCCCAACGTCGACGTCGACGCGGGCGGCCATCTGTCGGAGACCGAGGAGCACCGGCTCTACGACTACTACGGGATCAACTGGGACAGCGTGCTGAGCGAGGCCGAGCGGCCCGCCCCGGACGACACCACCACCGCCGGAACGGCCGCCGGGGCCGCCCCCGCCGGGACGGACACCGGCATGGGCACGGGCACCGGCATGGGAGCCGCCGGAGCCGCCGGAACGGCGGGCCTGACCGGGACCGCGGACACCGCCGGACGCCCCGGCGAGGCCGGCCGGACCGGTCCGCGCGACGACGCCATGACCCGCTCCGAGGAGCAGATGCACGTCCGGGTCGAGCGGCGCGAGAGCGGCCGGGCCCGGCTGCGCAAGTACGTCGTCACCGAGGACGTCGAGCAGACCGTCCCCGTCAGCCACGAGGAAGTCCGCGTGGAACGGGAGCCGATCACCGAGGCCAACCGCGACGCGGCCCTGGCCGGGCCGGACATCGGCGAGGCCGAGCACGAGGTCGTCCTGCACGAGGAGCGCCCCGTGGTGGAGACCGAGACGGTGCCCGTCGAACGGGTCCGGCTCACCACCGAGCAGCACACCGAGCAGGAGACCGTACGGGGCCGGGTGCGCAAGGAGCGGATCGAGGCGGAGACCATGACGGACCAGGAGGGCGACACCGGCGGCACCTGGCGGGGCCGCGAGTGA